The sequence AATTTTATCCGCATTGAGCTTCACTTCCGCCGGATCAGTCATGGGGTTGTAGTAACCCAGCAATTCCAGCGGACGTCCGTCGCGGCGGGTTTCGTCATTGGCGGCCACCACCCGGTAGAAGGGGTGCTTTTTGCTGCCGAGACGGGTCAATTTCAACTTCACAGCCATGAGTCCAACTCCCTTT comes from Desulfovibrio porci and encodes:
- the rpsP gene encoding 30S ribosomal protein S16 yields the protein MAVKLKLTRLGSKKHPFYRVVAANDETRRDGRPLELLGYYNPMTDPAEVKLNADKIKEWLARGAEPTETVRALIKAHLS